The sequence below is a genomic window from Aspergillus nidulans FGSC A4 chromosome V.
GGGTGGGCGTCATCTCCCGCCTTGAGCGCATCCTGGACGAGAATAAACACCGCGCCGAGCAACTGACCTGCAGTCCAGCAAATTGTGCTTCCAATCTCAGGTGAGAAAGGGTACGTAATTTCGACAAGATACTCGAGCACTACGGGGAGGAGGCCAAAGGAGGAGGCGCCTAAGATGGCCATTATGGCGTACGATGGACCAATGCCTGCCGGGCTGGATGGTGCAAATATGAGCGCGATGTACGCGACTGCGACGATGGGAACCAGGATACGGATTGTGCCGAGGTAGTGCTTGTAGCGGTCGGTGAGAGGGGAAAGTATAgctgaggagatgaggcCGACTATAATGAGGATGCCACCTGCGATGCCGGCTTCTGTCTCGGAGAAGTTGTAAGGAGAAAGGATTTGATTTAGGAGAGACGAAACGCTATTGAAGAAACCGACGTAGATGCCAAAGGGTATCAGGACAAGCCAGAACTCGGGGGTCCGGATGAGCTGCTTGATGGCTGGGACGAGGGGTGTTTTGCTTGCGGCAGACGATGCGCTGGGTGGTGTTGGGGGCTTTGCTGGAATGAAAAATGATGGAATGGATGCGACTGTTGCCTTTTTCGCCCTCACTCTGTCAACTCATACTGCTTTGTTTTAAATGTGAAATATGCGGGATATGCTTACCATGATCGAAATGTATAAGACCATGTCTGGAACCTCATGCGGCTTGCTCGCCCAGAACGAGTTGATCAATTGGCCCAGCGCAGCACCAAGTGGGTTAGCCAATGTGGCTACAGCCGTCGCACTGGTTCGTCCACGGTCTGAAAACCAGAGGTCGCTATATCTGGTTGGAGCACTGAGGCAGAACGGTTGGGCCAGACCGATTAGGATCTGGCCGAACATGGTCACCCCGAAAATGCCTCCATTCGCTTTGGCCCCTGCGAAACGGATCCAATTACCCACCAAGAGAAGAGACGAGGTAACAATTATGGCCGGTTTGGGGCCGCCTTTGTTGAGGGTGACTATGACAATACTAGATTGGCACACGTGATTAGCGCATCTACGAAAACTGACAAGAGCAGCAAGAGGACACTCACGGACTCGCTACGCAGAAAGCGAACATGTAGCCAGTACTCAGCCAATTAATAGCGCTCTCAGACACGTCAAAGTATTCGGCTGCGGTGGTTGAGACGGCAGAAAAGGTTAACCACTACCGGGCGAGAGTCAGTCACTTGTCTATACAACCCCTCCGCGAAAGGCCGGTGCGGGCGGGCAACGTACATCCCAACTAACAATAATGTTCAGCAAGACAAGCTGTGCTAACCCCCAAAATCTCCGCTTATAGATCCGGTAAGCAGGACCTGATGGTGGAAGCTCGACTGTGGTCTCATGTTCATCAAAGCCCATCGTGAGGGTGTGACACTACAGATCGAAAGGAGGTTGATCCAGCAAAGATTGGACATAACATCCCAGCCGCGGGCCGCAATAGAATATATCACATTTGGACCCCGGTCGGTGATAGGAAAGCTAGACTAGGGTCTGTTTCGCTTTGAGACCAATTTCTATCCTGGCCTGAGGTTGGCTGCGTTTCACGTTCGATCAGGTGTTCGTCACAGTTCGTGGGCTTCTCCGCATTGGCATTCCTGTGTGCCCCTTCTCATCAAATTCCGCGACTTTAGGCTCTACCTTCTGTGGGGAATAAGAAGCTTGAAATCAATCAAGTTTAGGTTAATGGTCTGCACATGTGCAAGAATACTTTGTATCCCCAAGTAAGGGCTCGCCTCCACAATTTTCGATGTTATCATTGCCAGGGGCACGCGCTTTATCTCAAGCCTGGAGAGCCTAACAGAGCACCAACCCCCAGCCATGCATATAGCCGACGCTTATCCTGATAGCATCTAGCATAGG
It includes:
- a CDS encoding putative cell surface receptor/MFS transporter (FLVCR) (transcript_id=CADANIAT00003481); the encoded protein is MGFDEHETTVELPPSGPAYRIYKRRFWGLAQLVLLNIIVSWDWLTFSAVSTTAAEYFDVSESAINWLSTGYMFAFCVASPIVIVTLNKGGPKPAIIVTSSLLLVGNWIRFAGAKANGGIFGVTMFGQILIGLAQPFCLSAPTRYSDLWFSDRGRTSATAVATLANPLGAALGQLINSFWASKPHEVPDMVLYISIMATVASIPSFFIPAKPPTPPSASSAASKTPLVPAIKQLIRTPEFWLVLIPFGIYVGFFNSVSSLLNQILSPYNFSETEAGIAGGILIIVGLISSAILSPLTDRYKHYLGTIRILVPIVAVAYIALIFAPSSPAGIGPSYAIMAILGASSFGLLPVVLEYLVEITYPFSPEIGSTICWTAGQLLGAVFILVQDALKAGDDAHPPLNMRSALIFSAVIACVAVPFPICIGLFGRDVRRRRLDFDRGVNMDEVQAHQAESVRSAAGVGVTSGCPAVESGKSTFGLNLKIPWGKN